A genomic stretch from Rhodothermales bacterium includes:
- a CDS encoding phosphate-binding protein, with protein sequence GITVPGCQGQEIVRVSRQNNSGTFAYFRSAVLGSNRDFKLGSRDLHGSKDVVDLVQNTACSIGYSGLAYATEKVKMPCIETADGASCVAPSVETAVDQSYPIARPLFMYTLGEPAGAVKEYLDWILSDKGQCIIREKGYAPAKAVDCGMTS encoded by the coding sequence GGGATCACCGTGCCCGGCTGCCAGGGCCAGGAGATCGTGCGTGTCAGCCGCCAGAACAACTCGGGCACGTTTGCATACTTCCGCAGCGCTGTTCTTGGCTCGAATCGAGACTTCAAGCTCGGGTCACGTGATCTGCACGGCTCAAAGGACGTCGTCGATCTGGTGCAGAATACGGCCTGTTCGATCGGATACTCCGGGTTGGCTTATGCAACGGAGAAGGTCAAGATGCCCTGCATCGAGACTGCGGACGGCGCGAGTTGCGTTGCACCGTCCGTAGAGACTGCCGTTGATCAATCGTATCCGATCGCGAGACCGCTTTTCATGTATACGCTCGGTGAGCCGGCCGGTGCGGTCAAGGAGTACCTCGACTGGATTCTGAGCGACAAAGGGCAGTGTATCATAAGAGAGAAGGGATATGCGCCGGCCAAAGCCGTCGACTGTGGAATGACCTCGTAA